The Symphalangus syndactylus isolate Jambi chromosome 8, NHGRI_mSymSyn1-v2.1_pri, whole genome shotgun sequence genome includes a window with the following:
- the LOC129487281 gene encoding LOW QUALITY PROTEIN: centrosomal protein of 19 kDa (The sequence of the model RefSeq protein was modified relative to this genomic sequence to represent the inferred CDS: inserted 2 bases in 1 codon; deleted 1 base in 1 codon; substituted 7 bases at 7 genomic stop codons), with protein MMCAAKKCGIXFXPPASILIYENEIKGRIRSRILPVQNFSKFSGCMQAAEQLKNNLRHKSYPXQGFPRQLEKLSSFLXGYLXGQXLAETMEQIXPETTNDPEKDLNTLDDKELAKRKSIMDELFKKNQKKNDPNFVXDIEVKMPQDEQLQSCGWDTVSS; from the exons ATGATGTGTGCTGCCAAGAAGTGTGGCATCTGATTTTAGCCTCCAGCTAGTATCTTAATCTACGAGAATGAAATT AAGGGGAGAATTCGCTCGCGCATTCTGCCAGTTCAAAACTTTTCAAAGTTTTCAGGTTGCATGCAAGCGGCTGAACAGCTAAAGAATAACCTACGACACAAGAGTTACCCATAACAAGGATTCCCGAGGCAGCTAGAGAAGCTATCCAGTTTTTTATGAGGTTACTTGTAGGGGCA TTTGGCAGAAACAATGGAACAAATTTGACCGGAAACAACCAATGATCCTGAAAAAGACCTGAACACACTGGATGACAAGGAGCTTGCCAAAAGGAAGAGCATCATGGAtgaactttttaagaaaaatcagaagaaaaatgatcCAAATTTTGTTTGAGACATTGAGGTCAAAATGCCACAGGATGAACAGCTGCAGTCCTGTGGCTGGGACACAGTCAGCTCATAA